From the genome of Isachenkonia alkalipeptolytica, one region includes:
- a CDS encoding HIT family protein, whose protein sequence is MKCTFCNLEKDRIILENELAFGVMDKYPINEGHMLFIPKRHFKIFFDATEEEVTALYQLLHEGKKYLDKKFHPDGYNLGVNIGEDAGQSIMHLHVHLIPRYKGDVEDPTGGVRCLKGELAPYKG, encoded by the coding sequence ATGAAATGCACATTTTGCAATCTAGAAAAGGACCGCATTATCTTAGAAAACGAATTAGCCTTCGGAGTTATGGATAAATACCCCATCAATGAAGGGCATATGCTTTTTATTCCCAAAAGACACTTTAAAATATTCTTTGATGCCACGGAGGAGGAAGTTACCGCTCTTTATCAACTGCTTCATGAAGGCAAAAAATACTTGGACAAGAAATTTCATCCCGACGGGTATAATTTAGGGGTGAATATCGGTGAGGATGCAGGGCAATCCATTATGCATCTTCATGTACATCTGATTCCTCGATACAAAGGGGATGTTGAGGATCCTACGGGAGGAGTCCGGTGTTTAAAAGGAGAGCTGGCACCCTATAAGGGGTAG
- a CDS encoding galactokinase, with product MNEKMVKEFQRIFKNLPEYQSFAPGRVNLIGEHTDYTGGYVFPLALDIGTYALARKRRDGKFRFFSMNEPESGIIEVDKDWSYRIEDGWGNYPKGLVQTLDKKGFKRDRGLDILFWGDIPRGAGLSSSASIELATGVMIDKIYDFRIPRVELVTYCRESENVYVGVNCGIMDQFIIGMGEKNHGLLLNTGNLSYEQVPLPLKDHSILIINSMVRRRLSDSGYNRCIEDAKAGEKILQEQGIKSLGELTPRDRPLVERLIKHPGIYRRVKHIITENHRTLEGVELLIKDDVVGFGALMLQSHESLRRDFEVSIPQLDTLVEESMNLGAVGARMTGAGFGGCIVTIVPKGNVAIFKREIAEKYRKAYDLDPEIYIVNSSSGAVADRITREVDSQ from the coding sequence ATGAATGAAAAAATGGTAAAAGAGTTTCAACGGATATTTAAAAATCTCCCAGAATATCAAAGCTTTGCTCCAGGACGGGTAAACCTAATCGGCGAACACACGGATTATACGGGAGGTTATGTCTTTCCCTTGGCACTGGATATCGGCACCTATGCTCTCGCTAGAAAGCGAAGGGACGGGAAATTTCGATTCTTTTCAATGAATGAACCGGAATCAGGAATCATCGAAGTGGATAAGGATTGGAGTTATCGGATAGAAGATGGCTGGGGAAATTATCCGAAAGGGCTGGTCCAAACCTTGGATAAAAAGGGATTTAAAAGAGATCGAGGATTGGACATTCTGTTTTGGGGGGATATCCCCAGGGGTGCTGGATTGTCCTCTTCGGCATCCATTGAACTTGCCACAGGGGTTATGATTGATAAAATATACGACTTTCGTATTCCCAGAGTTGAGCTTGTTACTTACTGTCGGGAGTCGGAGAATGTTTATGTGGGTGTTAACTGCGGTATTATGGATCAGTTTATCATCGGTATGGGAGAGAAAAATCACGGGCTACTACTGAATACCGGGAATTTAAGCTATGAACAGGTGCCCCTTCCTCTTAAAGATCACTCCATTTTGATTATCAATTCCATGGTTCGTCGTAGGCTATCGGATTCGGGATACAATCGTTGTATTGAAGATGCTAAAGCCGGTGAGAAAATCCTACAAGAACAGGGGATAAAATCTCTCGGAGAACTTACACCTAGGGATCGGCCTTTAGTAGAAAGATTGATCAAGCACCCTGGAATCTATCGTCGAGTGAAACACATTATCACGGAAAACCACCGGACACTGGAAGGGGTTGAGCTTCTTATAAAAGACGATGTTGTAGGGTTTGGAGCTTTAATGCTGCAAAGTCATGAATCCCTAAGAAGGGATTTTGAAGTTTCTATTCCACAGTTGGACACATTGGTTGAAGAATCCATGAATCTAGGCGCCGTGGGAGCCAGAATGACCGGCGCGGGATTTGGGGGCTGTATCGTAACAATCGTACCCAAGGGGAATGTGGCGATCTTCAAAAGGGAAATTGCTGAGAAGTACCGAAAGGCTTATGATCTTGATCCTGAGATTTACATTGTGAACAGTAGTAGCGGAGCTGTAGCGGATCGAATAACACGGGAGGTGGACAGTCAATGA
- a CDS encoding MFS transporter has product MNDEKLDSGENAGETEKFSYKKIWWIGFGFLGVQLAFTSYNAFLPLMYREFFASRAVVGLLMGTDNLIGLLLIPIIGAWSDQMDAPWGRRLPFIVVAIPIAALTHFAIPLVSSVLFLLIITEILFTAAMHSYRGPIISLMPDHTPPEKRSTANGIINLMGGIGTLVSFGILSLLYDVDPRLTFGIGGVVLLLSLGVVWRKVDRHPPYVDNAPRSSTNPIKDAARGIRNLLKPGFIGQFLILLAMLTYFIGYAGLNAMFPIYGVETLGLTEGRANFILTSFAGSFLVFAIFAGFIGSKIGKIPTMLWGLLLVPVLFLAAIPVRAPIVIAGIFVLGGLGWALVNVQAMPLIADLGGRDRVGFYIGLYYMFTMIGQMTGPFMLGLAMDLIGNEGMFIGGAAFYFIAYILMKIGAKKLSASPVEIARQTQTEP; this is encoded by the coding sequence ATGAATGATGAAAAGTTAGATTCTGGAGAAAATGCCGGCGAAACAGAAAAATTCTCTTATAAAAAGATATGGTGGATCGGCTTCGGTTTTCTCGGGGTCCAGCTGGCATTCACCAGCTACAACGCCTTTCTTCCTCTAATGTACCGTGAATTTTTTGCATCCCGGGCGGTGGTGGGTCTTTTGATGGGCACGGACAACCTGATCGGATTGCTTTTGATTCCCATTATCGGGGCCTGGTCGGATCAGATGGACGCTCCCTGGGGACGGAGGCTACCTTTTATTGTTGTGGCCATACCCATTGCAGCCCTTACTCACTTTGCTATACCTCTGGTTTCATCGGTATTATTTCTATTAATTATTACAGAAATTCTCTTCACCGCCGCCATGCATTCCTACCGGGGTCCGATAATTTCCTTGATGCCGGACCATACTCCTCCGGAGAAACGCTCCACAGCCAACGGAATCATCAATTTGATGGGGGGGATCGGAACTCTGGTCAGCTTTGGGATCTTATCCTTACTCTATGACGTGGACCCAAGACTGACCTTTGGTATCGGTGGTGTGGTTCTTTTACTAAGTTTAGGAGTTGTATGGCGAAAAGTGGATCGCCATCCTCCTTATGTGGACAATGCTCCGAGGTCTTCCACTAACCCGATTAAGGACGCAGCAAGAGGAATTCGAAATCTGTTAAAGCCGGGCTTTATCGGTCAGTTTCTAATTCTTCTCGCGATGCTGACGTACTTTATCGGTTATGCGGGTCTCAATGCCATGTTTCCCATCTACGGGGTGGAAACGCTGGGTCTTACGGAAGGTCGGGCAAATTTTATTCTGACTTCCTTTGCCGGATCTTTTTTAGTATTTGCAATTTTTGCTGGATTTATCGGTTCGAAAATCGGAAAAATCCCGACCATGTTATGGGGGCTTCTCCTTGTCCCTGTATTATTTCTTGCCGCCATTCCTGTCAGAGCGCCCATAGTGATTGCGGGAATCTTTGTTTTAGGAGGACTGGGCTGGGCTCTGGTCAATGTTCAAGCGATGCCCCTGATTGCGGACCTGGGGGGCAGAGACCGGGTAGGCTTTTATATCGGTCTTTACTATATGTTTACCATGATCGGACAGATGACGGGGCCTTTTATGCTGGGCCTTGCCATGGATCTCATAGGCAATGAAGGGATGTTCATCGGTGGGGCAGCATTTTACTTTATCGCCTATATATTGATGAAAATCGGGGCGAAAAAACTCAGTGCCAGTCCGGTGGAAATCGCCCGTCAAACCCAAACGGAACCTTAA
- a CDS encoding M55 family metallopeptidase, which produces MKIYISADIEGIWGVVSKKQLGGESSDYQRTRKLMTEEVNLLCTYLWENGAREILVNDSHGPMDNILIEDLDPKVGLISGYPKAHSMMEGLDDSFDGAILIGYHPKAGTKKGIFDHTYSGRVVATIKIDHQEMGEVGLNARLAGHYGVPVILVSGDERVCQDVKEEIGEIETVAVKTALSRYCAKNLPYETVKENYKISVKKAMASIGFIKPLPVATGPVIEIEFQQSVMAELVENIPGIIKIDERTVNYQARDVSDMYRVMRCAITLASTVL; this is translated from the coding sequence ATGAAAATCTATATATCGGCGGATATTGAAGGGATTTGGGGCGTGGTATCGAAAAAACAGCTAGGGGGAGAAAGTTCCGATTATCAAAGGACGCGAAAGCTGATGACGGAGGAAGTGAATCTCCTTTGTACATATTTATGGGAAAACGGGGCAAGGGAAATCCTGGTGAATGATTCCCATGGACCGATGGATAATATTTTGATAGAGGATCTGGATCCTAAAGTGGGGCTGATCAGCGGTTACCCAAAAGCCCATAGCATGATGGAGGGCCTGGATGACAGTTTTGACGGAGCAATCTTAATCGGTTATCACCCCAAAGCGGGAACGAAGAAAGGGATTTTTGACCACACCTACTCGGGACGGGTGGTAGCCACGATTAAAATAGATCATCAGGAAATGGGAGAAGTAGGTCTGAACGCCAGACTGGCAGGTCACTACGGGGTGCCGGTGATTTTGGTTTCTGGTGACGAAAGGGTTTGTCAAGATGTGAAAGAGGAAATCGGAGAAATCGAAACCGTAGCGGTGAAAACCGCGTTGTCCCGTTACTGTGCAAAAAACCTGCCTTATGAAACCGTAAAGGAAAACTACAAAATCTCGGTGAAAAAGGCCATGGCATCCATCGGGTTTATCAAACCCTTGCCCGTGGCAACGGGGCCGGTAATAGAGATCGAATTCCAGCAAAGTGTAATGGCGGAGCTGGTGGAAAATATCCCCGGAATAATTAAAATCGATGAACGAACCGTCAATTATCAAGCAAGGGATGTTTCGGATATGTATCGGGTGATGAGATGCGCAATAACTTTGGCGTCCACCGTACTTTAG
- a CDS encoding UDP-glucose--hexose-1-phosphate uridylyltransferase: MIEERILDLAEYGRQKRFFPEEDFVFVINRILEVLNMDTIDMEIKNHRIYDQEQDLQEILGEILDWAAKEGLMEEDTPTHRDLLDGKLMGALLPGPSQVITEFEENYQLSPTKATETYYKFSIDANYIRKDRTDKNRHWVTPSDYGDMEITINLSKPEKDPKTIAKEKEYPTSGYPKCLLCRENEGYAGRINHPARQNLRLIPLTLDGEPWFLQYSPYLYYNEHSVIFSEEHRPMVITKETFRRMLHFLEQFPHYFIGSNADLPIVGGSILSHDHYQGGRHAFPMEKARIIKKFMNLTHGEVIASWIQWPLSVIRLHSHNREALVNCANEIFKAWKVYEDKVLDIFSATDSTPHNTITPIARKREGLYELDVVLRNNRTSQSYPEGVFHPHRKVHGVKKENIGLIEVMGLAILPPRLEKEMEYMVKHLEGEKLSSEEEEQIGKHRSLLQNLESHWNKLLKEEAPDRSLLFKSVENAIGKRFIEGLEHAGVFKDTSEGQEGFLRFMTMLGWKERDHQ; this comes from the coding sequence ATGATTGAAGAAAGGATACTTGATTTAGCGGAATACGGAAGACAGAAAAGGTTTTTTCCCGAAGAGGATTTCGTGTTTGTGATTAACCGAATTTTAGAAGTGTTAAATATGGATACAATTGATATGGAAATAAAGAATCACAGGATCTACGATCAAGAACAGGATCTTCAAGAAATTTTAGGGGAAATTCTTGACTGGGCAGCAAAAGAGGGACTGATGGAAGAAGATACTCCCACCCATAGGGATTTATTGGATGGAAAGCTGATGGGAGCCCTTTTGCCGGGGCCATCCCAGGTGATTACCGAGTTTGAAGAAAACTATCAACTAAGTCCTACCAAAGCCACTGAGACGTATTATAAATTTTCCATTGATGCAAACTACATTCGCAAGGACCGCACGGATAAAAACAGGCACTGGGTTACCCCATCGGATTACGGGGATATGGAAATTACGATTAATCTATCGAAACCGGAGAAGGATCCGAAAACCATTGCCAAAGAGAAGGAATATCCGACATCGGGGTATCCTAAATGCCTACTTTGTAGAGAGAATGAGGGCTATGCCGGTCGAATCAATCATCCCGCCAGACAAAACCTTCGTTTGATTCCCCTGACATTAGATGGCGAACCATGGTTTTTACAATACTCCCCCTATCTTTATTATAACGAACACAGCGTGATTTTTTCCGAGGAACACCGTCCCATGGTAATCACGAAAGAGACCTTCCGACGGATGCTTCACTTTCTGGAGCAATTCCCCCATTATTTTATCGGGTCCAATGCGGACTTACCCATTGTGGGGGGGAGTATTCTTTCCCATGATCATTATCAAGGGGGGCGGCATGCTTTTCCCATGGAGAAAGCCCGGATAATTAAAAAATTTATGAATTTAACCCATGGAGAAGTGATCGCCTCCTGGATTCAATGGCCCCTGTCGGTGATCCGCCTTCACAGCCATAATCGGGAAGCCTTGGTAAACTGCGCAAATGAAATTTTCAAGGCCTGGAAGGTGTATGAGGACAAGGTACTGGATATATTTTCAGCAACGGATTCCACCCCTCACAACACCATAACCCCCATTGCTCGAAAGAGAGAAGGTCTCTACGAGCTGGATGTGGTTCTTCGAAACAACCGAACCTCCCAGTCGTATCCCGAGGGAGTATTCCATCCCCACAGGAAAGTACACGGCGTGAAAAAAGAAAATATTGGATTGATCGAAGTGATGGGCCTTGCCATTTTACCTCCCAGACTGGAAAAGGAGATGGAGTACATGGTAAAGCATTTGGAAGGAGAAAAACTGTCTTCAGAGGAAGAAGAACAAATCGGAAAACATCGTTCGTTGCTCCAAAATTTAGAAAGTCATTGGAATAAATTGTTGAAGGAGGAGGCTCCGGATCGCAGTCTTCTATTCAAATCTGTTGAAAACGCTATCGGTAAACGTTTTATAGAGGGCTTGGAGCATGCGGGAGTTTTTAAGGATACTTCCGAGGGACAGGAAGGATTTCTTCGGTTTATGACCATGTTAGGCTGGAAGGAAAGGGATCATCAATGA
- a CDS encoding glycoside-pentoside-hexuronide (GPH):cation symporter — MMKLTLREKTSYGIGAVSKDLVYSLVAGFLMYYYNAVLGISATFIGVLFMAARLFDAFNDPIMGVIIDKTKTRFGKFRPWLLIGTIINAGVLYLMFSIPTHLTGNELLIYASIAYIVWGITYTMMDIPYWSMIPSITEHGKDRENLAVIARSSAGLGFAIPVALTMLLVPILGDGNERLGFSRFSAIIGVVFIIGIIITSFNVKEKVKAGQKNPKVKEMFQALIRNDQALVVVVAIVVFNASLYLTNQLAIYFFRFDIGNAALFGIFGTIGGAAQIVSMLFIPLLRKKFNAKSLFIGGIFTTIFGYGILFILGTLNITNIIFLSIAAVIIFIGFGIATVLTTVFLANSVDYGEWKNQHRTESVIFSLQTFVVKLASAFSVLIAGVGLDLIGLDVNAPVQTEATLLGLRMLMVALPMVGLLISVLFFMKFYRLSEDKLDEISEDLKVRRETEKAAKAGVY, encoded by the coding sequence ATGATGAAACTTACCTTACGAGAGAAAACCTCCTACGGAATCGGAGCAGTCAGTAAGGATCTTGTATATTCTCTGGTTGCCGGTTTTCTTATGTATTATTACAATGCGGTGCTGGGGATTTCCGCCACCTTTATCGGAGTCCTGTTTATGGCGGCTCGGCTCTTTGATGCCTTTAATGATCCTATTATGGGCGTGATTATTGACAAGACAAAAACCCGCTTTGGAAAGTTTCGACCCTGGCTATTGATTGGAACCATAATTAACGCCGGGGTGCTGTACTTAATGTTTTCCATTCCCACCCACTTAACTGGAAACGAACTACTGATTTATGCCTCTATTGCCTATATTGTTTGGGGGATCACCTATACCATGATGGATATTCCCTATTGGTCCATGATCCCCTCTATCACCGAGCACGGAAAGGATCGGGAAAATCTTGCGGTGATTGCAAGGAGTTCTGCGGGGTTGGGTTTTGCCATTCCAGTGGCTCTTACCATGTTGTTGGTACCCATCCTAGGTGACGGAAACGAGCGGTTGGGATTCAGTCGTTTCTCCGCTATCATCGGAGTGGTATTTATTATAGGGATTATAATCACCAGCTTTAATGTAAAGGAAAAAGTAAAAGCCGGTCAGAAAAATCCTAAAGTTAAGGAGATGTTCCAAGCCTTGATACGAAATGATCAAGCCTTAGTGGTGGTGGTTGCCATTGTGGTTTTCAATGCATCGCTGTATCTGACCAATCAACTGGCTATTTATTTTTTTCGATTCGATATCGGGAATGCAGCCCTATTTGGGATTTTTGGAACCATCGGCGGGGCAGCCCAGATCGTCTCCATGCTGTTTATACCTCTACTGAGGAAAAAATTTAACGCAAAATCCCTTTTCATCGGAGGAATTTTTACCACCATTTTCGGTTACGGGATTCTGTTTATTTTGGGAACCCTGAATATTACCAACATCATCTTTTTAAGTATTGCGGCGGTAATTATTTTTATCGGCTTTGGTATTGCAACGGTACTGACAACCGTGTTCCTTGCCAATTCCGTGGATTATGGGGAATGGAAAAATCAGCATCGAACCGAGAGTGTGATCTTCTCTCTTCAGACCTTTGTAGTGAAGTTAGCCTCGGCATTTTCCGTCTTGATTGCAGGAGTAGGACTGGATCTTATCGGATTGGATGTGAATGCCCCTGTACAAACAGAAGCAACCTTACTGGGTCTTCGAATGCTTATGGTAGCGCTTCCTATGGTCGGTCTATTGATTTCCGTTCTGTTTTTCATGAAGTTTTACCGATTGTCCGAGGATAAACTGGATGAAATATCCGAAGATCTGAAAGTTCGTCGAGAGACGGAAAAAGCTGCAAAGGCAGGTGTTTATTGA
- a CDS encoding NAD(P)/FAD-dependent oxidoreductase, with product MYDVAIIGGGVVGASIARELSKYHGKIVLIEKERDVSLGATKANSGIVHGVYATEYGTLKGRLAAKGSPMFQQLNKELNFGYRKTGSLVVGFNEADHRKIQKLYYNGKKYGENDQDLQLIGAETINKLEPHINGDVKMALHSKNVGVASPYEMTIALMENALANGVKVFFGQEINKIYRRENDFKIQGENQTFEAKYIVNAAGLYSDRVARMAGIEDYEIIPRRGQYILFGKDQGHLVNRVIFQVPNEKGKGILVTTTFHGNFMIGPNAEEVNDRADVSTTKESLKYIIQNARRSISDFKLNRAITTYSGIRASVKEKDFIIEGDRVKGMINLIGIDSPGLTAAPAIGEMVREMLKERGLILNKKTEFQPYRAPLFHKKEEDFEGSTDHQEPEKKVICRCETVTEEEITESFRRGLPVESIQAVKFRTRAGMGQCQGAYCRSRVKEIIRREQGGYKENIPMTSHREEPKVHKVDIKKIRKMDV from the coding sequence TTGTATGATGTTGCTATTATCGGAGGGGGAGTTGTAGGGGCATCCATCGCCCGGGAACTCTCAAAATACCATGGAAAGATTGTTTTAATAGAAAAAGAAAGGGACGTTTCCTTAGGTGCAACAAAAGCCAACAGCGGCATTGTACACGGTGTATATGCAACAGAATACGGTACACTCAAAGGAAGGCTTGCAGCGAAAGGCAGCCCTATGTTTCAACAACTGAATAAGGAGCTTAATTTCGGTTATCGGAAAACAGGTTCTTTAGTGGTGGGCTTTAATGAAGCCGACCACAGAAAGATTCAAAAACTTTACTATAATGGAAAGAAGTATGGAGAGAATGATCAGGACCTCCAGTTAATCGGTGCTGAGACCATAAATAAGCTTGAACCTCATATCAACGGAGATGTGAAAATGGCTCTTCACAGTAAAAATGTGGGAGTGGCGTCACCCTACGAGATGACCATCGCCCTTATGGAAAATGCCCTGGCCAATGGTGTGAAGGTGTTCTTCGGTCAGGAAATAAATAAAATTTATCGACGGGAGAATGACTTTAAAATTCAAGGGGAAAATCAGACCTTTGAGGCGAAGTATATAGTCAATGCTGCAGGGCTTTATAGTGACCGTGTGGCAAGGATGGCGGGAATCGAGGACTACGAAATTATTCCCAGAAGAGGCCAGTACATTCTCTTCGGGAAGGATCAGGGTCACCTGGTAAACCGAGTGATATTTCAGGTTCCCAATGAAAAAGGCAAGGGAATTCTTGTGACTACCACCTTTCACGGGAATTTTATGATTGGACCAAATGCAGAAGAGGTCAATGATCGGGCTGATGTATCCACCACAAAGGAAAGTCTGAAGTACATCATCCAAAATGCAAGAAGGTCCATCTCGGATTTTAAGTTGAATCGGGCGATTACCACCTATTCTGGAATCCGGGCATCGGTGAAGGAAAAGGATTTCATCATAGAAGGGGACCGGGTAAAGGGAATGATCAATCTTATAGGGATCGATTCCCCCGGCCTGACGGCAGCCCCGGCAATTGGAGAAATGGTAAGGGAAATGCTGAAGGAACGGGGGCTTATCTTAAATAAAAAGACTGAGTTCCAGCCTTATCGAGCACCTCTGTTCCATAAAAAAGAGGAGGACTTTGAAGGGTCTACAGATCATCAGGAACCGGAGAAAAAAGTCATTTGTCGATGCGAAACCGTGACAGAGGAGGAGATTACCGAGAGTTTTCGCCGGGGACTTCCCGTGGAATCCATCCAGGCAGTGAAGTTTCGAACCCGGGCAGGTATGGGTCAATGCCAGGGAGCCTATTGTCGGTCAAGGGTGAAGGAAATCATCCGACGGGAACAGGGGGGTTACAAAGAAAACATTCCCATGACCAGTCATCGGGAGGAGCCGAAAGTTCATAAAGTGGATATTAAAAAGATCAGAAAAATGGATGTGTAG
- a CDS encoding glycerophosphodiester phosphodiesterase family protein, with product MTEELSWLKDTYITHRGYHSPEKAPENSMAAFTRAVEEGFGIELDIHLTKDQQVVVFHDDDLERMTGYTKKITDCTWGEIRSLTLLNTQEKIPLLKEVLYLIDGRVPLLIEIKNRGKVGKLEEKTDELLRGYKGEFAIQSFNPYSVGWFKEHSPEIIRGQLSGVFKEENLPMYKKFLLKNLLMNHVSKPHFINYDIDYLSKIPVRIHRKKGSILLGYTAKDPQAYQQALEKTINVVFEGFNPKELTKDDSGTE from the coding sequence ATGACAGAAGAGCTGAGCTGGTTGAAAGACACATACATCACCCATCGAGGATATCATTCCCCCGAGAAAGCCCCGGAAAACTCTATGGCGGCTTTTACTCGAGCGGTGGAAGAGGGTTTTGGTATTGAGCTGGATATCCATTTAACAAAAGATCAACAAGTGGTGGTGTTTCATGATGATGATTTAGAGCGAATGACGGGATATACTAAAAAAATAACTGATTGCACTTGGGGTGAAATCCGATCCCTTACTCTGTTGAACACCCAAGAAAAAATTCCTTTGCTAAAGGAGGTGCTTTACTTAATTGACGGCAGGGTTCCGTTGTTGATTGAAATTAAAAATCGGGGAAAGGTGGGAAAGCTCGAGGAAAAAACCGATGAATTACTAAGGGGATATAAGGGGGAATTTGCTATACAGTCTTTTAATCCCTATTCTGTCGGTTGGTTTAAAGAGCACTCACCGGAGATCATTCGGGGCCAGTTATCCGGTGTTTTTAAAGAGGAAAATTTACCAATGTATAAGAAATTCCTATTGAAAAATTTATTGATGAATCATGTCAGCAAACCCCATTTTATTAATTACGACATCGATTATTTATCGAAGATTCCTGTTAGAATACACCGCAAAAAAGGAAGCATCCTTCTGGGATATACCGCAAAAGATCCTCAAGCCTATCAACAGGCTTTGGAAAAGACCATCAATGTGGTGTTTGAAGGGTTCAATCCGAAAGAACTGACAAAAGATGACAGCGGGACGGAGTAA
- a CDS encoding TetR/AcrR family transcriptional regulator, translating to MENNQSPVEIRERLLHTALLAFNEKGAKFTLEDISRTLNISKKTIYTVFSGKKELIEEMIDEGFREVKEEESYIVADTRLNTLEKIRKMVIVIPERYQAMDFRKFATLKESYPELYQRIEEQIEREWDLTIELLEKGMEEGVLRRFSIPVFKIMIEATMERLLERDEREGFEYMEALEEMMDIVIKGIETKGGEKEGKD from the coding sequence ATGGAAAATAATCAAAGTCCGGTAGAAATAAGGGAACGTTTGTTGCATACGGCACTTTTAGCCTTCAACGAAAAAGGAGCGAAATTTACCCTAGAGGACATCAGCAGGACATTGAACATCAGTAAAAAAACGATTTATACGGTTTTTTCAGGAAAAAAGGAATTGATCGAGGAAATGATCGACGAGGGATTTCGAGAGGTAAAGGAAGAAGAGTCTTATATTGTGGCGGATACAAGACTAAACACCCTGGAGAAGATACGGAAAATGGTTATAGTTATCCCTGAGCGGTATCAGGCTATGGATTTTAGAAAATTCGCCACCCTTAAGGAAAGCTATCCGGAATTGTACCAAAGGATAGAAGAACAAATCGAAAGGGAATGGGATTTGACCATTGAACTCCTGGAAAAAGGAATGGAGGAAGGGGTTCTTCGAAGGTTTTCAATTCCTGTTTTTAAGATCATGATTGAAGCTACCATGGAACGGCTCCTTGAAAGAGATGAGCGGGAAGGGTTTGAGTATATGGAGGCCCTTGAAGAAATGATGGATATTGTTATAAAGGGTATAGAAACAAAGGGTGGAGAAAAGGAGGGGAAAGATTAA